A single genomic interval of Methanobacterium sp. Maddingley MBC34 harbors:
- a CDS encoding hypothetical protein (PFAM: Ku70/Ku80 beta-barrel domain~TIGRFAM: Ku protein, prokaryotic) yields MRSIWSGSLKFGTIFIPIRLYAASENLHIGFHLVHKTDCGRVHYKKVCEKDGKELKPHEIAKAINIAGECIQFTDDEIKNLHPFSTLTMEIMGFCKYSEIPTISLSKPYYLGTENPKKSGTGKSFHLLRKVMETKEKVAVVKWVQRNNEYIGMLQAHENGFLLKQLLHFEQVRSQEEVEIIQSEVDEDLLEKAVKVADSMTFDFDWTSYSETYNQQLMELIEKKAAGEAIIPEIKPPETRSLEKELEKMLAMMEE; encoded by the coding sequence ATGAGGTCGATCTGGTCAGGCTCTTTAAAATTCGGAACAATTTTCATACCCATCAGACTGTACGCTGCAAGTGAAAACCTCCACATAGGGTTTCACCTTGTTCATAAAACCGATTGTGGCCGTGTTCATTATAAAAAGGTTTGTGAAAAGGATGGTAAAGAACTTAAACCCCATGAAATCGCCAAAGCAATAAATATTGCAGGGGAATGCATCCAGTTCACCGATGATGAGATAAAAAATCTCCATCCATTCTCCACCCTGACCATGGAAATAATGGGATTCTGCAAGTACAGTGAAATACCCACAATTTCCCTTTCCAAACCATACTACCTCGGAACTGAAAACCCCAAAAAGAGTGGTACTGGAAAGAGCTTCCATCTCTTGAGGAAAGTCATGGAAACCAAAGAAAAAGTGGCAGTGGTAAAATGGGTTCAACGCAACAATGAATATATAGGTATGTTGCAAGCCCATGAAAACGGATTTCTCTTAAAGCAGTTACTCCATTTTGAACAGGTAAGATCACAGGAGGAAGTGGAGATCATCCAGTCCGAAGTTGATGAAGACCTCCTTGAAAAGGCGGTTAAGGTTGCAGATAGTATGACTTTTGATTTTGACTGGACCAGTTACTCTGAAACATATAATCAGCAGTTAATGGAATTGATTGAGAAAAAAGCTGCTGGCGAGGCGATAATACCTGAGATAAAACCTCCTGAAACCAGGTCCCTGGAAAAAGAACTGGAGAAAATGCTGGCAATGATGGAAGAATAG
- a CDS encoding ATP dependent DNA ligase-like protein (PFAM: ATP dependent DNA ligase domain): MEMLEPMLSKLMEGEVNLSGVWISEPKLDGERIIAMREGDNITLWTRRHIESSYKFPEIIMDLKKNVKGNNWILDGELTVPGGFRKLLRRNTEDKLKISLLSRKLPATFNLFDILRFQGEDLTGKPLVQRKKVLLNAVDPGKHIWIIPFKIVTTETVKEYFEKSLKEGYEGLIIKDASSRYEAGKRSGNWLKIKRSETIDVNVIGATRSTGSIAFGALILEKDGQYFGKVGTGFSDTNRWEILNFLEQNKAEIDVDLPLDVDVLLTTRPLPAEIKANEIVNGKPRAPVWVRFRWA; this comes from the coding sequence ATGGAAATGTTGGAGCCTATGCTCAGCAAGTTAATGGAGGGGGAAGTCAATTTATCTGGTGTCTGGATCAGTGAGCCTAAACTAGATGGTGAGAGGATCATAGCAATGCGTGAAGGGGATAATATTACTCTTTGGACCCGTAGACACATTGAAAGTTCATATAAATTCCCTGAAATCATTATGGATCTTAAAAAAAATGTGAAGGGGAATAACTGGATTTTAGACGGGGAGCTTACGGTCCCGGGAGGATTCCGGAAGCTTTTAAGACGTAACACTGAAGATAAACTGAAAATTTCCCTTTTATCCAGGAAATTACCGGCAACTTTTAACCTGTTTGACATCCTCCGCTTTCAGGGTGAAGATCTCACAGGCAAACCACTGGTACAGCGCAAAAAAGTGTTGTTAAATGCTGTAGATCCGGGGAAACATATCTGGATAATTCCTTTTAAAATAGTAACCACAGAAACAGTTAAAGAATATTTTGAGAAATCCCTCAAGGAGGGTTATGAAGGGTTAATCATTAAAGATGCCAGTTCCAGATATGAAGCTGGTAAACGATCAGGTAACTGGTTGAAAATCAAAAGATCAGAGACCATTGATGTTAATGTAATCGGGGCAACTAGAAGCACCGGAAGCATAGCTTTTGGGGCGCTTATCCTGGAGAAAGATGGCCAGTACTTTGGTAAAGTGGGCACCGGTTTTAGTGACACTAACCGATGGGAGATATTGAACTTCTTAGAACAAAATAAGGCTGAAATTGATGTTGATTTACCATTGGATGTTGATGTGCTTTTAACCACCCGCCCACTACCTGCAGAGATCAAAGCTAATGAAATTGTAAATGGTAAACCTCGAGCCCCGGTATGGGTGCGCTTCAGATGGGCCTAA
- a CDS encoding transcriptional regulator (CopG/Arc/MetJ DNA-binding and metal-binding domain containing protein) (PFAM: NikR C terminal nickel binding domain~TIGRFAM: nickel-responsive transcriptional regulator NikR) translates to MMRISMSLPKKLLNDFDEVLKDRGYNSRSKGIRDALKDYIVRYQWMKEVEGNRVGIVAVIYDHHYTGVMEDLTDIQHKFRDYINSTMHIHMTEKNCLEVIVVKGDAQQIRDLTEQIMRLKGVEHVKLTTTASGE, encoded by the coding sequence ATGATGAGAATAAGCATGTCATTACCGAAAAAACTTTTAAACGATTTCGACGAGGTTTTGAAGGATAGAGGATATAATTCACGGTCCAAAGGCATTAGAGATGCCTTGAAAGATTATATTGTGCGTTATCAATGGATGAAAGAGGTGGAGGGGAACCGGGTGGGAATAGTGGCTGTTATCTACGACCACCACTACACCGGAGTGATGGAAGACCTCACCGACATCCAGCACAAGTTTAGGGACTACATTAACTCCACCATGCACATCCACATGACCGAAAAGAACTGTCTGGAAGTTATAGTAGTCAAAGGAGACGCCCAACAAATCCGAGACCTCACTGAACAAATAATGAGGCTCAAAGGAGTGGAACACGTTAAGCTCACCACCACTGCCAGTGGAGAATAA
- a CDS encoding alkylhydroperoxidase AhpD faimily protein (PFAM: Carboxymuconolactone decarboxylase family~TIGRFAM: alkylhydroperoxidase AhpD family core domain) → MKIKEKHKLRKVETEFGRKLYSVKESYWIFYNGIRTIKYMFRAKKKGEISSKFIERLMLAVTEVNGCAICSYAHSKRALETGMSNEEIQKMLKGIIDDVPDDEVAGVMFAQHYADTRGTPTRESWGRIVEIYGMSKVMGILGSIRTIMIGNTYGIPWSSFFNRLRGRADPRSSLIYELSMMLGTILVPISIIHALISDLFRVPIINFKKIQ, encoded by the coding sequence ATGAAAATCAAAGAAAAACACAAACTCAGAAAAGTTGAAACGGAATTTGGCAGAAAACTTTACTCAGTTAAGGAGTCTTACTGGATTTTCTATAATGGAATACGAACCATAAAATACATGTTCAGGGCTAAAAAGAAGGGGGAAATAAGCTCAAAATTTATTGAAAGGCTCATGCTTGCAGTGACTGAAGTGAACGGCTGTGCAATATGTTCCTATGCCCACTCCAAAAGGGCTCTGGAGACTGGAATGAGCAATGAAGAAATCCAGAAGATGCTCAAGGGAATCATAGATGATGTTCCTGATGATGAAGTGGCAGGAGTCATGTTTGCCCAACACTACGCCGATACCAGAGGAACCCCTACAAGAGAATCATGGGGGCGTATTGTGGAAATTTATGGTATGTCCAAGGTAATGGGCATTCTGGGTTCTATTCGCACTATCATGATTGGAAATACCTATGGAATTCCCTGGAGTTCTTTTTTTAACCGACTGAGAGGCAGAGCTGATCCAAGGAGCAGTTTGATTTATGAGCTAAGCATGATGTTAGGAACCATTCTGGTACCCATCTCTATTATCCATGCTCTAATCTCTGATTTGTTTAGAGTACCCATTATTAACTTTAAAAAAATACAGTAG
- a CDS encoding arabinose efflux permease family protein (PFAM: Major Facilitator Superfamily~TIGRFAM: drug resistance transporter, EmrB/QacA subfamily), translated as MDTTPTTNKNTETGMIALATLILVAAVANLNLSVANVALPSIGFAFDASQVQINLVAVGYSLGLAASVLWFGALGDHHGRKMMLILGTLLAIPSSIIAGFAPSVEILIGARILGGLAAGMAFPTTLALIAALWSDPKRTKAIALWSGIGAAIAALGPLLSGYLLTFADWGSVFLITLPLAVVALVMAVKFIPDHVNETKDPVDNIGGLMSLLILGTLILAINFAPVPNSGTLIISLLIIATASGILFIRRQRSVENPLYDLKVASRSIFWVAACAGIIVFGALMGAMYVGQQFLQNVLGYSTLDSGLAILPAAILMILVAPQSAKLVESRGSRFTLLAGYAFCLLGFLTMLVLWQDHIPYWKVGLAYAFVGIGVGLAGTPASHSLTGSVPVKRVGMASGTADLQRDFGGAIMTSIFGALLTAGYARSFASQINSLPTSAQQQITSSIEATLQKSFSSAAALAQQNPEYSTQIITAAKYSFLAGDHWTYFAGMVAILIGAAIVFFKFPKKEGEGKLLGQYHETDVENQKN; from the coding sequence ATGGATACAACACCAACAACCAATAAAAATACTGAAACCGGAATGATAGCTCTAGCCACCCTAATTCTGGTCGCTGCAGTTGCAAATCTGAATTTATCAGTTGCTAACGTGGCTCTTCCTTCCATAGGTTTTGCTTTTGATGCTTCACAGGTTCAGATTAATCTGGTGGCAGTGGGGTACTCCCTGGGTCTGGCTGCATCAGTTTTATGGTTTGGTGCTTTGGGTGACCATCACGGTCGAAAGATGATGCTAATCCTTGGTACTCTTCTGGCTATACCCTCATCCATCATAGCTGGTTTTGCTCCCTCTGTTGAGATCCTAATTGGTGCCCGTATTCTTGGTGGTTTAGCTGCAGGAATGGCTTTCCCTACCACTCTGGCATTGATAGCTGCTTTGTGGTCCGATCCTAAAAGAACAAAAGCTATCGCATTATGGTCGGGTATAGGGGCTGCCATTGCCGCTTTAGGACCTTTACTCTCCGGATACTTGTTAACATTTGCTGATTGGGGTTCTGTATTTTTAATTACATTGCCCCTAGCCGTGGTAGCTCTCGTCATGGCAGTTAAGTTCATTCCAGATCATGTTAACGAAACAAAAGATCCAGTTGATAACATTGGAGGGTTAATGTCTCTTCTCATTCTGGGAACATTGATCCTGGCCATTAACTTCGCCCCTGTACCTAACTCTGGAACCCTGATAATTAGTTTATTGATCATTGCCACTGCTTCAGGAATCTTATTTATACGGCGCCAGCGCAGTGTGGAAAATCCCCTTTATGACCTTAAAGTCGCTAGTCGCAGCATCTTCTGGGTAGCAGCATGTGCTGGAATAATAGTTTTCGGGGCTTTAATGGGTGCCATGTATGTCGGTCAGCAGTTTTTACAGAATGTTCTGGGCTACTCGACCCTAGATTCTGGACTTGCAATTTTACCAGCAGCAATACTCATGATTTTAGTCGCACCCCAATCTGCCAAGCTGGTTGAGTCCCGTGGCTCCAGATTCACTCTTCTTGCAGGTTACGCTTTCTGTTTGCTGGGTTTCCTGACAATGTTAGTCCTATGGCAGGATCACATACCTTACTGGAAGGTGGGGTTAGCCTATGCATTTGTAGGAATTGGAGTGGGATTGGCCGGAACCCCGGCTTCCCATTCTCTTACAGGTTCCGTGCCTGTTAAAAGGGTGGGTATGGCTTCGGGAACTGCAGACCTGCAACGTGACTTCGGTGGTGCAATAATGACTTCCATATTTGGAGCGCTGCTTACAGCCGGCTATGCCCGGTCATTTGCCTCACAAATTAACAGCTTACCCACCTCAGCCCAACAGCAAATAACCAGCAGCATAGAAGCAACACTTCAAAAATCATTCTCCAGTGCTGCTGCCCTTGCACAACAGAATCCAGAATATTCCACACAGATCATAACCGCTGCAAAATATTCATTTTTAGCAGGAGATCACTGGACTTACTTTGCAGGGATGGTTGCCATCCTAATCGGGGCGGCCATAGTATTCTTCAAGTTTCCGAAAAAAGAGGGAGAGGGAAAACTGCTGGGCCAGTACCATGAAACAGACGTTGAAAACCAGAAAAACTAG
- a CDS encoding putative translation initiation inhibitor, yjgF family (PFAM: Endoribonuclease L-PSP): MEKINYINPENMASPQGYSHAISVTGNHETVFIGGQNAIDENGVLVGKDNLKKQTEQVFVNIEKILKKSDATLENVVKFNIHIVQGQNPQDGFQVFQEKWGNNQKFPTITVLFVAGLVNPDWLIEIDAIAIIPE, encoded by the coding sequence ATGGAGAAAATAAACTACATCAATCCAGAAAATATGGCAAGCCCACAGGGATATTCCCATGCAATATCTGTTACTGGAAATCACGAGACAGTTTTTATTGGCGGACAAAATGCCATTGATGAGAATGGAGTTCTTGTAGGCAAGGATAATCTTAAAAAACAAACAGAACAAGTTTTTGTCAATATTGAAAAAATATTGAAAAAATCAGATGCAACACTTGAGAATGTTGTTAAATTTAATATTCATATTGTTCAGGGACAAAATCCACAGGATGGATTTCAAGTTTTCCAGGAAAAATGGGGAAACAATCAAAAATTCCCAACCATAACTGTTCTATTTGTAGCTGGACTTGTAAATCCTGATTGGTTGATTGAGATAGATGCAATAGCAATAATTCCAGAATAG
- a CDS encoding PAS domain S-box (PFAM: Histidine kinase; Histidine kinase-, DNA gyrase B-, and HSP90-like ATPase; PAS fold~TIGRFAM: PAS domain S-box), which translates to MKTEGKSKEKLLEELKKLNQRISELEKCEIEQSQVDERISRLSYLKEQLIATGSLSEKLKFITDGLVDIFDADFARIWMIKEGDLCEEGCIHAKITEGPHECIDRTHCLHLMVSSGRYTHIDGDCRRVPYGCYKIGRVASSEYPKFITNDVTHNSQVHDHEWARNLRLVSFAGFRLLSPEGNPIGVMALFSQHTIGLEEERLLEDLANTTSHVIRAGVSEEKLIASEEKFRNIIEQSYDGFALFDEKGRITEWNPAQENITGLKREDVIGRFMWDVTFQLVTEEHKTPKLHEIMKKGMNELCQTGKISSQNMGHEMEIKRHDGTCRIVEIVDFPIRTDKGFIGSSITRDVTERKQVELALSESEKNFRAIAENASEGILIATGDKGIHVYANQMAAEITGYTKEELIKKSITDLAPPDELNKLIEIYKSRITEKTVPSTHETYVVSKNNELVPVEITGAKTVWKGQPADLVLIHDITQRKIAEKNLEQSNIYNRDLIEVSLDPLVTIGPEGKINDVNVATEKVTGHSREELIGSDFSDYFTEPDKAREGYEQVFKEGFVRDYPLEIQHKTGHITPVLYNASVYRDESGEVMGVFAAARDITKLKEAEYELKSSEERLKILFDYAPDAYFLVDFKGNVVDCNLAVEKLTGYTRDEFIGKNSIQFTQLIPQKQMPKVATNLAKMALGRSIIAPEFVIIKKDGKQIELEITTHVVKIKDKRFLLGAARDVTERKQMEEQISPSLEEKEMLLREIHHRVKNNLMVISSLLNLQSQYIKDEEALGIFKESQSRARSMAIIHERLYQSTDLKSIDFGDYIQTLAMELFRTYQGDPGLIKMNINVENLEIDINTTVPLGLIVNELVSNCLKHAFPDGIKGDINIDFHKINDEYVLKVCDTGVGFPEDLDFKSTESLGMQLVTNLTCQIDGEIELDRSHGTEFTIKFKELEL; encoded by the coding sequence TTGAAAACTGAAGGGAAGTCTAAGGAAAAGCTTCTTGAAGAATTGAAAAAATTAAACCAAAGAATTTCGGAACTTGAAAAATGTGAAATTGAACAATCTCAAGTTGACGAAAGGATTTCAAGATTGAGTTATTTGAAAGAACAACTCATTGCCACCGGTAGTTTAAGTGAGAAACTCAAGTTCATTACTGATGGTCTAGTTGATATTTTTGATGCTGATTTTGCCAGGATATGGATGATAAAAGAGGGCGATCTTTGTGAAGAAGGTTGTATTCATGCTAAAATAACTGAAGGTCCGCATGAATGCATTGATCGGACACATTGTCTTCATTTAATGGTTAGTTCAGGCCGCTACACCCACATAGATGGTGATTGCCGGAGAGTACCTTACGGTTGCTACAAAATAGGGCGTGTTGCCTCCAGTGAGTATCCCAAATTCATCACCAATGATGTAACACACAACTCACAAGTTCATGACCATGAATGGGCTCGGAACCTGAGACTTGTTTCTTTTGCAGGATTCAGGCTTCTTTCTCCGGAGGGAAATCCTATTGGAGTTATGGCACTTTTCAGCCAGCACACAATTGGTCTTGAAGAAGAGAGATTGTTAGAGGACTTGGCTAACACCACATCACACGTAATTAGGGCAGGGGTAAGTGAAGAAAAATTAATTGCAAGTGAAGAAAAATTCCGCAACATCATCGAACAGTCATACGATGGTTTTGCTTTATTCGACGAAAAAGGAAGGATCACTGAATGGAACCCTGCACAGGAAAACATTACCGGTTTAAAAAGAGAAGATGTTATAGGTCGGTTCATGTGGGATGTCACTTTTCAACTGGTTACAGAAGAACATAAAACTCCAAAACTCCATGAAATAATGAAAAAGGGCATGAATGAACTATGTCAGACAGGGAAAATTTCCAGCCAAAACATGGGACACGAAATGGAAATAAAAAGACATGATGGAACTTGTCGGATAGTAGAAATAGTAGATTTCCCCATACGGACAGATAAAGGTTTCATAGGTTCCAGCATTACTCGGGATGTTACTGAACGTAAACAGGTTGAATTGGCTCTTTCTGAAAGCGAGAAAAACTTCAGAGCCATTGCTGAAAATGCCAGTGAGGGTATCCTCATTGCAACAGGGGACAAAGGTATTCATGTGTATGCTAATCAAATGGCAGCTGAAATAACGGGTTACACTAAAGAAGAACTAATTAAAAAGAGTATCACTGATTTAGCCCCCCCTGATGAACTAAATAAACTAATTGAAATATATAAGTCACGAATCACCGAGAAAACTGTTCCTTCAACGCATGAAACTTATGTAGTAAGCAAGAATAATGAACTTGTTCCGGTTGAAATTACTGGTGCTAAAACTGTTTGGAAAGGTCAGCCAGCTGACCTGGTCTTAATCCATGATATCACCCAACGTAAAATAGCAGAAAAAAACCTTGAACAATCTAACATATATAATCGTGATTTAATCGAAGTGAGTCTGGATCCATTGGTTACAATTGGTCCTGAAGGTAAGATAAATGATGTTAATGTAGCTACAGAGAAAGTCACCGGCCATTCAAGGGAAGAACTTATAGGCTCTGATTTTTCAGATTATTTCACCGAACCAGATAAAGCCAGAGAAGGTTATGAACAAGTGTTTAAAGAGGGTTTTGTGCGTGATTATCCCCTGGAAATCCAGCACAAAACAGGGCACATAACCCCAGTTTTGTACAACGCTTCGGTTTATCGGGATGAGTCTGGAGAGGTTATGGGTGTTTTTGCAGCAGCAAGGGACATAACCAAACTTAAAGAAGCAGAATATGAGTTAAAAAGTTCTGAAGAGAGATTAAAAATATTATTTGATTATGCACCTGATGCTTACTTCCTGGTTGATTTTAAAGGTAATGTGGTGGATTGTAATTTGGCTGTAGAGAAACTCACAGGTTATACGAGAGATGAATTCATTGGGAAAAATTCCATACAATTTACGCAACTCATACCGCAAAAGCAAATGCCAAAAGTAGCCACTAATTTAGCTAAAATGGCATTAGGACGTTCAATAATAGCGCCTGAATTTGTTATCATTAAAAAAGACGGTAAGCAAATCGAATTGGAAATAACAACACACGTAGTGAAAATTAAGGACAAAAGGTTCCTTTTAGGTGCAGCGCGTGATGTAACTGAACGCAAGCAAATGGAAGAACAAATCAGCCCATCCCTGGAAGAAAAAGAAATGCTCCTTAGAGAAATCCACCACAGGGTTAAAAACAATTTAATGGTCATATCCAGCCTTCTCAACTTGCAATCACAGTATATTAAGGATGAAGAAGCGCTAGGTATTTTCAAAGAAAGTCAGAGTCGTGCCAGGTCAATGGCAATCATTCATGAACGATTATACCAATCCACAGATCTTAAAAGTATTGATTTCGGAGATTACATCCAGACACTGGCAATGGAACTGTTCCGCACTTACCAGGGTGATCCAGGCCTCATAAAAATGAACATAAATGTGGAAAACCTTGAAATAGATATTAACACTACAGTTCCACTGGGTTTGATTGTGAATGAACTGGTGTCTAATTGCCTGAAACACGCCTTCCCAGATGGTATAAAAGGTGATATAAACATTGATTTCCATAAAATTAATGATGAGTATGTATTAAAGGTTTGTGACACTGGTGTAGGATTCCCTGAAGATCTAGACTTTAAAAGCACAGAATCACTTGGTATGCAGCTGGTAACCAATTTAACCTGCCAGATTGATGGTGAAATAGAACTAGACCGAAGCCATGGCACTGAATTTACCATTAAATTTAAAGAATTGGAATTATAA
- a CDS encoding Zn-dependent hydrolase, glyoxylase (PFAM: Metallo-beta-lactamase superfamily): MKKWITTSGCTIYLVTKGRSNTYLVLDDDTSVLIDTGLKNSQKELMKKLDPLLGERNLSYLILTHTHFDHTGNAAMIKENYKARIMVQESEANNLERGKTTIPQGTNPLTRLLVKIGRKIKYFNEYPHVEPDYLVGEKHLLTPKCYLIHTPGHSKGSMSLIVDNEVALVGDAMVGIFRWSVFPAFADDVPSMITSWEKLLKTGCNIFLPGHGTSNSRKLLEKQYKKYK; this comes from the coding sequence ATGAAAAAATGGATCACAACCAGTGGTTGCACAATTTACCTGGTCACTAAAGGTAGATCCAATACTTATCTGGTTTTGGATGATGATACCTCAGTTTTAATAGACACTGGTCTGAAAAACTCACAAAAAGAGCTCATGAAAAAACTGGATCCTCTGCTTGGTGAAAGGAACTTATCATATCTAATTTTAACCCACACCCATTTTGATCACACTGGAAATGCAGCAATGATAAAAGAGAACTATAAAGCTAGAATAATGGTTCAAGAAAGTGAAGCAAATAATTTAGAGCGCGGAAAAACAACAATTCCTCAAGGAACTAATCCACTTACTCGTCTTTTGGTGAAAATTGGAAGGAAAATTAAGTACTTCAATGAGTACCCCCATGTAGAACCTGATTATTTAGTGGGTGAAAAGCACCTTCTCACACCCAAATGTTACTTAATTCATACTCCTGGCCATTCTAAAGGTTCAATGAGTTTAATAGTCGATAATGAAGTGGCTTTGGTTGGGGATGCCATGGTTGGAATATTCAGGTGGTCGGTTTTCCCCGCTTTTGCAGATGATGTGCCTTCCATGATCACTAGCTGGGAAAAACTCCTGAAAACAGGATGTAATATATTTTTACCAGGCCATGGTACTTCAAACAGCAGAAAATTACTGGAAAAACAATATAAGAAGTATAAGTAA
- a CDS encoding NADH:flavin oxidoreductase (PFAM: Pyridine nucleotide-disulphide oxidoreductase; NADH:flavin oxidoreductase / NADH oxidase family) yields the protein MSNELKYEEIFKPGRIGKMEVKNRLVVPAMATMYADEEGKVTDRLIAYHEAKAHGGWGLIITEDQVINKGVGGFPNLPGLWNDDQIDGHKKLTQAVHKYGSKIAAQIYHAGRQTTKAVIGEKPVAPSPIPDPVIGEVPRELEAEEIKSIIEDYANAAFYAKKSGYDGVEVHGAHGYLICEFLSPFSNKRTDEYGGNLENRARFALETLRAIKEKTGKDYPVIFRISVDELVYGGLTVEDTKLIALMLENEGADAIHASVGVNASQQYTIAPSSVKHAWAVKYAEAIRSVVKIPVITVNRITHPAMAENILSSERADFVAMGRASLADPKLPKKTRKGRTEDINFCIGCLQGCIGLLAQNKPIKCLVNPSCGREAEFTLKKAAKRRKVMIAGGGPAGMEAAIVTAKRGHKVHLYERSNKLGGQWLLAAMPPGKEDLNQLIIWQKNQLKKLGVNVKLNTNVNKELIEDVDPDVLIVATGTEQTPSKYPGAEGRNVVFTNDVLSGEVNVGKNVLVIGGDFGGPQTAEHLAIHGHDVTLITKNKEIAPSLVAGMRILMLEALKKNNVEILTGKKVLSITEDGVLIDKKDKTEELKGFDTVVITSMLKPIKDQFKEFEKSLEILEIGDATRNGLDAVEAGYKAGLKV from the coding sequence GTGTCAAATGAGTTGAAATATGAAGAAATATTTAAACCAGGTAGAATAGGGAAAATGGAAGTAAAAAATCGTTTAGTGGTGCCTGCAATGGCAACCATGTATGCAGATGAAGAGGGAAAAGTAACGGATCGTTTAATTGCATATCATGAAGCTAAGGCCCATGGCGGCTGGGGATTAATAATAACTGAAGATCAAGTTATCAATAAAGGAGTAGGGGGATTTCCAAACCTACCTGGGCTCTGGAATGATGATCAGATCGATGGTCATAAGAAACTTACCCAAGCTGTTCACAAATATGGATCTAAAATAGCTGCCCAGATATACCATGCAGGCAGACAAACAACAAAAGCAGTTATTGGAGAAAAACCTGTAGCTCCTTCTCCAATACCTGATCCTGTAATTGGGGAAGTTCCAAGGGAACTTGAAGCCGAAGAGATTAAAAGTATAATTGAGGATTATGCAAATGCTGCTTTTTATGCTAAAAAATCAGGTTATGATGGAGTTGAAGTTCATGGAGCCCATGGATACTTGATATGTGAATTTTTATCTCCATTTTCCAACAAAAGAACCGATGAATATGGGGGTAATCTGGAAAACAGGGCACGTTTTGCTCTGGAAACTTTGAGAGCTATAAAGGAGAAAACTGGAAAGGACTATCCTGTAATATTTAGAATTTCTGTTGATGAACTGGTTTATGGTGGTTTAACTGTTGAAGATACAAAATTGATAGCGTTAATGCTTGAAAATGAAGGTGCAGATGCAATTCATGCTTCAGTAGGAGTCAATGCTAGTCAACAATACACTATTGCCCCATCTTCAGTAAAACATGCCTGGGCGGTTAAGTACGCTGAGGCAATTCGTTCCGTTGTTAAAATACCGGTAATAACTGTCAACAGAATAACTCATCCTGCAATGGCCGAAAATATATTAAGTTCAGAAAGGGCGGATTTTGTTGCAATGGGCCGTGCTTCGCTTGCAGATCCCAAACTTCCAAAAAAGACCCGTAAAGGAAGAACAGAAGATATAAACTTTTGTATAGGCTGTTTACAAGGATGCATAGGACTATTAGCCCAAAATAAACCAATAAAATGTCTTGTAAATCCTTCTTGCGGACGTGAAGCTGAATTTACTTTAAAAAAAGCTGCTAAACGAAGGAAGGTTATGATAGCTGGCGGTGGACCTGCCGGTATGGAAGCAGCAATAGTAACTGCAAAACGGGGACATAAAGTTCATCTTTATGAAAGAAGTAACAAGCTGGGAGGTCAGTGGCTGCTGGCAGCAATGCCTCCCGGAAAAGAAGATCTTAATCAACTAATTATATGGCAAAAAAATCAGCTTAAAAAGCTGGGAGTAAACGTAAAACTCAATACTAATGTAAATAAAGAATTAATAGAAGATGTGGACCCTGATGTATTAATAGTTGCCACCGGGACAGAACAAACCCCATCAAAGTATCCTGGAGCAGAAGGTAGAAATGTAGTGTTCACCAATGATGTGCTCTCCGGTGAAGTTAATGTGGGTAAAAATGTTCTGGTTATAGGGGGTGATTTCGGTGGACCTCAAACCGCAGAACACTTAGCAATCCATGGTCATGATGTAACTTTAATAACTAAAAATAAAGAGATCGCACCAAGTTTAGTTGCTGGAATGCGGATTTTGATGCTTGAAGCTCTTAAAAAGAATAATGTAGAGATCTTGACTGGCAAAAAAGTTTTATCCATAACTGAAGATGGAGTTTTAATTGACAAGAAAGATAAAACAGAGGAATTAAAAGGTTTTGATACTGTTGTTATTACCAGTATGCTTAAACCAATTAAAGATCAGTTTAAAGAATTTGAAAAGAGTTTAGAAATATTAGAAATTGGTGATGCTACTAGAAACGGTCTGGATGCAGTTGAAGCAGGTTACAAAGCCGGATTAAAAGTTTAG